One segment of Macrotis lagotis isolate mMagLag1 chromosome 1, bilby.v1.9.chrom.fasta, whole genome shotgun sequence DNA contains the following:
- the TRIM32 gene encoding E3 ubiquitin-protein ligase TRIM32, producing the protein MATASQLNLDALREVLECPICLESFTEEVLRPKLLHCGHTVCRHCLEKLLASSINGVRCPFCSKVTRITNLSLLADNLTILKIIDTAGLNEAMSLLMCRTCGRRLPRQFCKSCGTLLCEPCRTAKHSLPKHSVLSIKEAAEERRHHFGEKLAQLREIVKELQLRKQALERISKDLQCRYKAVLQEYGREERRIQQELARSRKFFTASLAEVEKANSQVMEEQGYLLNIAEVQAVSRCDYFLAKLKQADVAILEEIADEEEPELTANLPQELTLQDVELLKMGHVGPLQIGQAVKKPRTVNIDDPWLEEADTTSLTMREMDGSPDDMTPSPRSSPSHQRKSEATASIQQCHFIKKMGAKGSTPGMFNLPVSLHVTNQGEVLVADRGNFRIQVFSRKGFLKEIRRSPSGIDSFVLSFLGADLPNLTPLSVAMNCQGLIGVTDSYDNSVKVYTLEGHCIACHRSQLSKPWGITALPSGQFVVTDVEGGKLWCFTVDRSAGVVKFNCLCGAVRPKFVTCDAEGTIYFTQGLGLNLENRQIEHHLEGGFSIGSVGPDGQLGRQISHFFSENEDFRCIAGMCVDARGDLIVADSSRKEILHFPKGGGYNVLIREGLICPVDIALTPKGQLLVLDCWDHCIKIYSYHLRRYSTP; encoded by the coding sequence ATGGCTACAGCTTCCCAACTGAATCTGGATGCTCTTCGAGAAGTGCTAGAATGCCCCATCTGCCTGGAATCTTTTACTGAAGAGGTTTTGCGCCCCAAGCTCCTTCATTGTGGCCACACTGTCTGCCGGCACTGTCTGGAGAAATTGTTGGCAAGCAGTATCAATGGTGTCCGTTGCCCCTTCTGTAGCAAGGTTACGCGCATTACCAACTTATCCTTGCTGGCAGACAACCTAACCATCTTGAAGATCATTGATACAGCTGGGCTGAATGAGGCCATGTCACTGTTGATGTGTCGGACCTGTGGGCGGCGACTACCCAGACAGTTCTGCAAGAGCTGTGGCACATTGCTTTGTGAGCCCTGTAGGACAGCAAAGCATTCATTACCCAAACACTCTGTGCTCTCCATCAAGGAGGCGGCTGAGGAGCGGCGCCATCACTTTGGTGAGAAGCTTGCTCAGCTGCGAGAGATTGTCAAAGAATTGCAACTGCGGAAACAGGCCCTGGAAAGGATTTCCAAAGACTTGCAGTGCCGCTATAAGGCAGTTTTGCAGGAATATGGGCGTGAAGAACGGCGGATCCAGCAGGAGCTGGCCCGTTCACGCAAGTTTTTCACAGCATCCCTGGCAGAGGTGGAAAAGGCAAATAGCCAAGTGATGGAGGAACAGGGGTATTTACTAAATATTGCAGAGGTACAGGCCGTGTCTCGTTGTGACTACTTCTTGGCCAAGCTCAAACAGGCAGATGTGGCTATTTTGGAAGAGATAGCTGATGAGGAGGAGCCAGAACTAACAGCAAATCTGCCCCAGGAACTGACCCTACAAGATGTAGAGCTCCTCAAGATGGGTCATGTTGGCCCACTCCAGATTGGCCAGGCAGTCAAGAAACCCCGGACAGTCAACATAGATGACCCCTGGCTTGAGGAGGCTGACACCACCTCCTTGACAATGCGGGAGATGGATGGGAGCCCAGATGATATGACCCCAAGTCCCCGGTCTTCACCTTCCCATCAACGGAAATCTGAAGCGACAGCCAGCATACAACAATGCCACTTTATCAAAAAGATGGGTGCTAAGGGCAGCACACCAGGCATGTTCAATCTGCCTGTCAGCCTCCATGTCACCAATCAGGGTGAAGTGCTGGTAGCTGATCGGGGCAATTTCCGTATCCAGGTCTTTTCCCGCAAAGGCTTCCTGAAGGAGATTCGACGCAGTCCCAGTGGCATCGACAGCTTTGTACTCAGTTTCCTTGGGGCTGATTTGCCCAATCTGACCCCACTGTCAGTGGCCATGAATTGCCAGGGACTGATTGGTGTGACTGACAGCTATGACAACTCTGTCAAGGTGTATACTTTAGAAGGCCACTGTATTGCTTGCCACCGGAGTCAACTGAGTAAACCCTGGGGCATCACTGCCCTACCCTCAGGCCAGTTTGTGGTCACTGATGTGGAGGGAGGTAAACTGTGGTGTTTTACAGTTGATCGATCAGCTGGAGTGGTCAAGTTCAATTGTCTCTGTGGTGCTGTTCGACCCAAGTTTGTCACGTGTGATGCTGAGGGCACTATCTATTTCACCCAGGGTCTAGGCCTCAATCTGGAGAACCGACAGATTGAGCACCACCTTGAGGGTGGCTTCTCCATTGGTTCTGTGGGCCCTGATGGGCAGCTTGGTCGTCAGATTAGCCACTTCTTTTCTGAGAATGAAGATTTCCGCTGTATTGCTGGTATGTGTGTAGATGCTCGTGGGGACCTCATTGTTGCTGATAGCAGCAGAAAGGAGATCCTTCACTTTCCCAAGGGTGGTGGCTACAATGTTCTTATCCGTGAGGGACTCATTTGTCCTGTAGACATTGCTCTTACTCCTAAAGGGCAGCTATTGGTGCTAGATTGTTGGGATCACTGCATCAAGATCTACAGTTACCACTTAAGAAGATATTCTACTCCTTAA